A single window of Nicotiana tomentosiformis chromosome 1, ASM39032v3, whole genome shotgun sequence DNA harbors:
- the LOC104092742 gene encoding putative disease resistance RPP13-like protein 1: protein MKIGLAVGGAFLSSALSVLFDRLAPKGELLKMFQRQKHDFQFLEKLRRTLSGFRVLVRDAENKKASNPNVSQWLNELRDAVDSAENLIEEINYEVLRVKVEGQHQNHAEASNQQVSDLNLCLSDEFFLNIKEKLEGTTKTLEELQKQIACLGLKDYCFPGKQETRVPTSCLVDESDIFGRQTEIETLVHRLLSVDADGKTYGVIPIVGMAGVGKTTLAKTVYHNEKLKHHFDLKAWFCVSEPYDASRITKGLLQEIGSSNLTVDNNFNQLQIKMKESIKGKKFLFVLDDIWNDNYIEWDDLRIPFAQGEIGSKIIVTTRKESVAEMMVSRPIIMEILSSEFSWPLFKRHAFENRDPKEHPELEEVGKQIAKKCKGLPLALKTLAGLLRSKSKIEEWRRILTSEIWELPDKSVLPALMLSYNDLPVHLKQCFSYCAIFPKDYPFRKKQVIQLWIANGLVQGLQKNETIEDIGNLFFLELQSRSLFERVPNSSKYNAEEFLMHDLVNDLAQVASSKLCVRLEEYQESHMLKQSRHVSYSMGYGDFEKLKPLYKLEQLRTLLPINSIELYGPTLSKRVLHNILPRLTSLRALSLSRYHINELPNVLFIELKLLRFLDLSWTKIEQLPDSICVLYNLETLLLSSCEFLEELPQQMEKLINLRHLDIRDTPRLKTLLHPSKLKSIRVLLGAKFLLGDCSGWRLEDLGELHNLYGSLSILELQNVADRREALKAYMRGKEHIEKLALEWSVSIADSSQNERDILGELHPNPNIKELEINGYRGTNFPNWLADYSFSELVELSLSNCKDCYSLPALGQLPSLKFLAIRGMRRITDVTDEFYGSSSSKKPFNSLERLEFAEMLEWKQWHVLGNGEFPILQNLSIKNCPKLIGRFPENLCSLTSLTILNCRELNLEIPIQLSILKKFKVIGSPKVGLLFDHAELFLSQLQRMKQIVELDIYNCQSLTSLPFSRMPNTLKEIKLNYCGKLKLESSVGDVISGGSNMFLEKLELEGCDSINEISPELVPQARSLKVRSCHSLTRLLIPNGAEDLIIYGCENLEILSVAQTTSTLDISNCEKLKSLPEHMKELLPSLKKLYLNKCPEIESFPEGGLPSNLQVLQINGCKKLVNGRKEWGLQRLPCLTVLNIIHDGSDEEIPAGENWELPCSIRTLWIKNLKTLSSQVLKSLTSLEYLSTSNLPQIQSLLEEGLPSSLSQLRLYDHDDLHSLSTKGLRRLTSLQRLQIDYCDQLKSIPESVLPSSLSELTISSCRNLQPLPESVLPSLSKLEISDCPKLQSLPVKGMPSSISKLNISLCPLLNPLLEFEKGDYWPNIAHIPTIHIDREYL from the coding sequence ATGAAGATTGGCTTAGCAGTTGGTGGTGCATTTCTATCTTCAGCTTTGAGTGTTCTCTTTGATAGGCTTGCTCCTAAGGGTGAGCTGCTCAAGATGTTTCAGAGGCAAAAGCATGATTTTCAATTCTTAGAGAAGCTAAGGAGGACTTTGTCTGGTTTCCGGGTTCTGGTACGTGATGCAGAGAATAAGAAGGCATCAAATCCAAACGTGAGTCAGTGGCTTAATGAACTTCGGGATGCTGTGGACAGTGCTGAAAACTTAATTGAAGAAATCAATTATGAAGTCCTGAGAGTTAAGGTGGAAGGTCAGCATCAAAATCATGCAGAAGCAAGCAACCAGCAGGTAAGTGACCTCAACTTGTGCTTGAGTGATGAATTTTTTCTTAACATAAAGGAGAAGTTGGAAGGCACCACTAAAACATTGGAGGAGTTGCAAAAGCAAATTGCTTGTCTTGGCCTAAAGGACTATTGTTTTCCCGGTAAACAAGAAACTAGAGTACCTACATCATGTTTGGTTGATGAATCTGATATCTTTGGTAGGCAGACTGAAATAGAGACATTGGTTCACCGTTTATTGTCTGTTGATGCCGATGGAAAAACGTATGGTGTAATTCCTATTGTTGGAATGGCGGGGGTTGGCAAGACAACACTTGCTAAAACTGTGTACCATAACGAGAAGTTGAAGCATCATTTTGATTTGAAAGCTTGGTTCTGTGTGTCTGAACCATATGATGCTTCTAGAATAACAAAAGGATTACTTCAAGAAATTGGTTCATCCAACTTGACGGTTGATAACAATTTTAATCAGCTTCAAATCAAAATGAAGGAAAGCATAAAAGGAAAAAAGTTTCTTTTTGTTTTAGATGATATTTGGAATGACAACTACATTGAGTGGGATGACTTGAGAATTCCTTTTGCACAAGGAGAAATTGGAAGTAAGATCATTGTGACGACACGTAAGGAGAGTGTTGCCGAGATGATGGTTAGTCGGCCAATTATCATGGAGATTCTTTCTAGCGAATTCTCTTGGCCTTTATTCAAAAGACATGCATTTGAAAACAGAGATCCCAAGGAACATCCAGAACTTGAAGAGGTAGGAAAACAAATTGCAAAAAAGTGCAAAGGTTTACCTTTAGCACTAAAGACACTTGCTGGTTTGTTACGGTCCAAATCAAAGATTGAAGAGTGGAGACGCATTTTGACAAGTGAAATATGGGAGCTGCCAGACAAAAGCGTATTACCAGCGTTGATGTTGAGCTACAATGATCTTCCCGTGCATTTGAAGCAATGCTTTTCCTACTGTGCAATATTTCcgaaagattatccatttaggaAAAAACAAGTCATTCAGTTGTGGATTGCTAATGGTCTAGTACAGGGGTTGCAAAAAAATGAAACAATTGAAGATATAGGCAACCTATTCTTTCTCGAGTTGCAATCAAGATCACTTTTCGAAAGGGTCCCAAATTCTTCTAAATATAATGCAGAGGAATTCTTAATGCATGACCTTGTTAATGATTTGGCCCAAGTTGCATCTTCAAAACTTTGTGTTAGGTTGGAAGAGTACCAAGAGTCTCATATGTTGAAACAAAGTCGGCATGTGTCCTATTCAATGGGCTATGGTGACTTTGAAAAGTTGAAACCTCTCTACAAATTGGAGCAGCTCAGGACATTGCTTCCAATCAACAGTATCGAACTCTATGGTCCAACTCTAAGTAAGAGGGTGTTGCATAATATATTGCCAAGACTAACATCCTTAAGGGCACTATCATTGTCTCGTTATCATATCAACGAGTTACCGAATGTCTTGTTTATTGAATTAAAGCTCCTAAGATTTTTGGATCTTTCTTGGACAAAAATAGAGCAGTTACCAGATTCCATTTGTGTACTCTATAACTTAGAGACACTTCTCTTATCATCTTGTGAATTCCTCGAGGAGTTACCGCAGCAGATGGAAAAGTTGATAAACTTGCGTCACCTTGATATTAGAGACACTCCTCGCTTGAAGACGTTGCTACATCCGAGCAAGTTGAAAAGCATCCGTGTGTTATTGGGAGCTAAATTTCTTCTAGGTGATTGCAGTGGTTGGAGATTGGAAGATTTGGGTGAACTACATAACTTATATGGATCTCTATCTATTCTAGAGTTGCAAAATGTGGCCGACAGAAGGGAAGCTTTGAAGGCATACATGAGAGGAAAGGAACATATTGAAAAGTTAGCATTGGAGTGGAGTGTAAGTATTGCGGACAGTTCACAAAATGAAAGAGACATACTTGGTGAGCTACATCCAAATCCAAACATAAAAGAACTCGAGATCAACGGATATAGAGGGACAAATTTTCCAAATTGGCTAGCTGATTATTCATTTTCTGAGCTGGTGGAATTGTCTCTAAGCAACTGCAAGGACTGTTATTCCTTGCCAGCATTAGGACAACTTCCTTCTTTGAAATTCCTTGCAATTCGAGGGATGCGTCGAATAACAGATGTGACTGACGAATTCTATGGTAGTTCATCCTCCAAAAAGCCTTTTAACTCTCTAGAGCGACTTGAATTTGCAGAGATGTTGGAGTGGAAGCAGTGGCACGTACTAGGGAATGGAGAGTTTCCTATACTTCAGaatctttcaattaaaaattGCCCCAAGTTGATTGGAAGGTTTCCTGAAAATCTTTGTTCTCTCACAAGTTTGACAATTTTAAATTGTCGGGAACTCAATCTGGAGATACCTATACAACTTTCAATTCtaaaaaagtttaaagttatagGTTCTCCTAAGGTTGGACTTCTTTTTGATCATGCTGAACTGTTTTTGTCTCAACTTCAGAGAATGAAACAGATAGTTGAATTAGATATTTACAATTGTCAGTCTCTTACCTCCTTGCCTTTTAGCCGTATGCCAAATACCTTGAAGGAAATAAAGTTAAATTATTGTGGGAAATTGAAATTGGAGTCATCAGTTGGTGATGTGATTTCTGGAGGAAGTAACATGTTTCTGGAGAAATTGGAACTGGAAGGATGTGATTCTATAAATGAGATATCACCTGAGTTGGTCCCACAAGCACGCTCTTTGAAAGTAAGAAGTTGCCACAGCCTTACAAGGCTTTTGATTCCCAACGGGGCTGAAGATCTCATAATTTATGGATGTGAGAATCTTGAAATACTTTCGGTGGCTCAAACGACGTCAACTTTGGATATTAGCAACTGCGAGAAGTTGAAGTCGCTGCCAGAACATATGAAGGAACTCCTTCCATCTCTTAAGAAACTATATCTGAATAAGTGTCCAGAAATAGAGTCCTTTCCTGAAGGAGGATTGCCCTCCAATTTACAAGTCCTTCAGATCAACGGTTGCAAGAAACTGGTGAATGGGCGAAAGGAGTGGGGTTTACAGAGACTCCCCTGTCTCACAGTGTTAAACATCATCCATGATGGTAGTGACGAAGAGATTCCTGCTGGTGAAAATTGGGAGTTGCCTTGCTCTATTCGAACTCTTTGGATAAAAAATCTGAAAACATTAAGCAGCCAAGTTCTCAAAAGCCTCACCTCTCTTGAATATCTATCTACTTCTAATTTACCTCAAATTCAGTCACTGTTGGAAGAAGGGCTTCCCTCATCTCTTTCTCAGCTTAGATTATATGACCATGATGATCTCCATTCACTATCGACCAAAGGTCTTCGACGCCTCACCTCGCTTCAACGTCTACAGATCGACTACTGCGATCAACTCAAATCTATTCCAGAATCAGTGCTGCCCTCCTCCCTCTCTGAGCTGACCATCTCGAGTTGCCGTAATCTCCAACCTCTTCCAGAATCAGTGCTGCCCTCCCTCTCTAAGCTGGAAATCTCGGATTGCCCTAAACTCCAATCTCTTCCAGTAAAAGGGATGCCCTCTTCCATCTCTAAACTAAATATTTCTTTGTGCCCATTGCTCAACCCACTCCTAGAATTTGAGAAGGGGGATTACTGGCCAAATATTGCTCATATTCCCACCATACATATCGATCGGGAATACCTGTGA